The segment GGTCGAGTGGTACAACACCCGTCGCCTGCACAGTAGCCTCAGCTACAACAGCCCCGAAGAGTTCGAGCAAGCCCACTACGCAGCCCTCAACCGAGAGTTGCAACCCGCATAGGAGCGGCACAGAACCTGGGGCGCTTCAGAGTGTCTTGGGCTCCTTTCGCGGTCGGCTGATAACTTCAGCTCGCTTGCTTCGTGGTCGTTGTCTTCGTCGGGATTGGTTGTTTCTGGTGGTGCTCACATGGTGACTCGTGTCCCACAGGCGACCTACTTCACCATTGGTCTGCTGATGCTCACCGCGTCGACGGGCATGATCGACGCGGCTTCGTACATCGCCCTTGATCGTGTGTTCACCGGCAACATGACGGGCAATGTGTTGTTCATTGGCTTTAGTCTCATCGGAGTCGATGGCATTCCGTTCTTGAACAACCTGTTCGCGCTGGCTGGCTTCATCGTGGGCGCGGTGATCGGAGCGCGCACGAATCGTCGGTCGGAGCGACTTGGCTTTGAACTAGCTGGCGGCTTGGTACTTGTTGCGTCATCGGCCATCACAATGGCTATCTCGATCTACTGGCACTTCACCCCTGGTCTGGCCGGCGCCGAACAGATCATCTTGACCACATTGCTCGCTGGATTGATGGGTGCTCAGGTTGCCTCGGTTCGACCAATCGGCAACTCCGACATCACCACCGTTGTCGTGACCAGCACGATCACGAACCTGGCGCGCGAGAGCCGGCTGGCTGGTCACGGCCAGCCTCGCCACGTTTGGATGCGTCGCTCTGCTGCGATTGCCGCAATCGGCATCGGCGGCGCACTTGGCGCACTGCTCGTGATTCACGTGGGCGGTCCATCGTCACTGGTTCTTGCGGCAGC is part of the Actinomycetota bacterium genome and harbors:
- a CDS encoding YoaK family protein, with product MVTRVPQATYFTIGLLMLTASTGMIDAASYIALDRVFTGNMTGNVLFIGFSLIGVDGIPFLNNLFALAGFIVGAVIGARTNRRSERLGFELAGGLVLVASSAITMAISIYWHFTPGLAGAEQIILTTLLAGLMGAQVASVRPIGNSDITTVVVTSTITNLARESRLAGHGQPRHVWMRRSAAIAAIGIGGALGALLVIHVGGPSSLVLAAATSAVATALLILGSRIHGTSNLL